The sequence AACGCGAATTGGCCGCTGAAGCCGAAGCGACTTCGTGCTTTGCCAAACTTCGCTATGTGGACACTTACCTGAACGGTAAGCTGGCTTTTCTTCGATTTGGCTACGAAACCGGCGATGCTGCCGGGCAAAACATGGTGAGTAAAGCCACGCTGGCCGCCTGTAATTACATTTTACAGGAATACGGACTTCTGTCACCAGGTAGCATTGAACATTTCTTTCTGGAGTCGAACATGGCTACAGACAAGAAACCCTCCCAACTGAACATTCTGCGTACTCGAGGCAAGCGCGTAACGGCTGAAGTTCGCATTCCAAGGGCATTACTGATTCGGGAATTGCAGGTAGAACCCGAACAATTGGTCCATCATGCACGCATCGGCGACGTTGGCGCCCGTTTGGCCGGAACGAATAACAACGGGCTTCATTCGGCCAACGGGCTGGCTGCGCTCTTTATCGCTACCGGTCAGGATGTAGCCTGTCTGGCAGAATCGTCTGCCGCGATTACATACTCCGAAATCACCCCGGAAGGGGATCTTTACGGTTCGATCACCTTACCCTCGCTCGTTGTCGGGACAGTTGGGGGCGGAACCGGACTGCCCACCCAGCGTGAATGCCTGGAACTGATGGGCTGTTATGGAACCGGAAAGGTCAATAAGTTTGCTGAAATTGTAGCTGGGGTCATCGCTGCCGGAGAGCTATCGCTGGCCGCAGCTATTTCGTCTCTCGATTGGGTATCAAGCCATGATGCAACACGTAATAAAGCAATTTGATACCTACGGACGAACAGGGGAACCTGCCTACCCACCCCCATTGATAAGTGTCCATTTCATAGTGTAACGCCCAATGAAATACCAGGTGGCCAGGAAGACCTTATCTGTAACTAGCATAGCACTCATCACTGGAATAACGCAAAAAGGGGCTCTTGAGCCCCTTTTTGCGTTATTCCAGTGTATTTATGAATGTCTGCGGATCAATCTGCACGAACAATTGGCCTAACTCCGACCTGAGTTACCAAACCGCCTGTTGTTATTGCTTCCACTGCGACTGTTCGTGCTATCAGCACTGCTCGTACCGCGCCGGAAAGAATTGTTATTCGATGAGCCATTACCGCGACCCTGACCACCGCGATTACCGCCACCATTCCGGCCTTGCCCCTGCCGGGGTTGCGCGGGCGTTACAGTAGAGACCGATATATCAAGAACATACGGATGGTCTTCAATAACCGGAACGCGTTTACCGATCAGCTTATGAATATCCTTCAGAAAATCAGTTTCTTCCTGATCGCAGAACGACAACGCGATACCATCATTACCAGCCCGACCTGTCCGACCGATTCGGTGAACGTAGGTTTCAGGAATATTCGGCAGTTCATAGTTGATCACGTGAGAGAGCTCATCAACGTCGATACCACGAGCAGCAATATCCGTAGCGACCAACACTCTCGTCTGGCGGCTTTTGAAATTTGACAAAGCCCTCTGACGGGCATTCTGCGATTTGTTACCGTGAATGGCTTCGGCCTGAATTCCGGCTTTCAGCAAGTCTTTGGCTACTTTATCGGCTCCGTGCTTGGTGCGGGCAAAGACCAGAGCTGATGCAATCTGCTTATCGTTGAGCACATGAACAAGCAGTTTCCGCTTGTCTTCCCGCCCAACAAAATAAACGGCCTGCTGGATCGTATCGGCCGTAGACGATACGGGTGTGACCTCAACTTTAGCCGGTTTGTTCAGGATTGTGTCTGCCAGTTTAGCCACATCGGGCGGCATTGTTGCCGAGAAAAACAGCGACTGACGACGTTCAGGTAAACGGGCGATAATCTTTTTAACGTCATGGATGAAACCCATATCGAGCATCCGGTCGGCCTCATCAAGGACAAAAAACTGCACATCACGGAGCGAAATGATACCCTGACTCATCAGGTCGAGCAAACGACCAGGCGTAGCGATCAGAATATCGATACCGCTTTTCAGGGTATTTACCTGCGAATGTTGGGAAACACCGCCGAAAATAACCGTATGACGAAGGTTCAGATGGCGGCCATAGGCAGCAAAGCTCTCGTCTATCTGAATGGCTAATTCGCGGGTTGGTGTCAATACCAGTGTTTTAATACGACGGGGGGCAGCTGGATTTTTGCTACGCTCTTCGTTAAGCAATTGCAGAATTGGAATCGCAAAAGCAGCCGTTTTACCGGTACCAGTCTGGGCGCATCCCAGCAAATCCCGGCGGCTCAACAAAATGGGTATGGCTTGCTGCTGAATGGGTGTCGGGGTAGTGTATCCTTCTTCGGCAAGTGCCTTCAGGATCGGATCAATTAATAATAAATCGGTAAATTGCATGTGTTGGCTGGACGTCGAATGCCGGATGTTTTTGACGGTAAGCAAGGGTGCCTAAACTTATAGTCCCGCTTCCAACGGCCAACGTCTAAATTGAAGTTATTTAGTTGTACAACTGCAATAAGGCAAATAAAGTGCCATTATCACCAAACAGCAGAAAAGCGCAACCCATAAGCTTAACGGTTATGGATTGCGCTTTTCTGCTGTTGGTGATATGTTTGGCTACTCGATGAGAGCCGCCAAGATTAGCCTACAAAAGATGTAGTGTTTATTCATAGATGCTCCCGGCGGCTGTCTCGACAATACCTTTTGGCAACAACCAGGCCATCAGTTTACCGAGTTTATTCAGTACGCCCGTAACAACCTCGGCCTTTCCGGCCAGTGTTGCCTCAACCGCCTGACGGGCAACTTCGGTAGGCGTCATATTAACACGCTCGGCGGCTTTACGCCCTTTCTCGCCAATCTGCGCCCGATCAACGAAGGCCGTGTCGGTAGCACCGGGGCAAACACAGGTAACCGAAACCGACGACCGTTTCAATTCCAGACGCAGACCCCTGCTAAACTGAAGCACGAATACTTTAGACGCAGAATATAAACTCAGCCCCGGTATTGCCTGATAGGCTGCGGAGCTGCCAATATTCAGAATATAAGCTTTGGATAGCTGGCGAAGCTGTGGTAAAAACAGGTAGGTCAGTTCAACAAGGGTGGTCATGTTGACCCGCATCATATCGGTATGTTCGGCCAGCGAGTGCTTTTCAAACGGACCGCTTAGGCCATATCCTGCATTATTGATCAGAAACTGAATGGCGTAATTCTTTGTCTGACACCAGTCAACTACCCGTTGGGCAGCTCCAGTTTCTGCCAGATCGGCAGCCAGAAAATCAGTTTTGACTCCGTGAGTCGCGGCCAATCGCTGAGATACCTCCTGCAACAATGCTTTCGAACGAGCGACCAGCAGCAGGTCGAACTTCCGGCGAGCCAGCTCTTCAGCAATCGCCAATCCGATGCCTTTGCTGGCTCCCGTAATAAGCGCGTAAGCCATAAATGGGTTGTGGT comes from Spirosoma aureum and encodes:
- a CDS encoding DEAD/DEAH box helicase; translation: MQFTDLLLIDPILKALAEEGYTTPTPIQQQAIPILLSRRDLLGCAQTGTGKTAAFAIPILQLLNEERSKNPAAPRRIKTLVLTPTRELAIQIDESFAAYGRHLNLRHTVIFGGVSQHSQVNTLKSGIDILIATPGRLLDLMSQGIISLRDVQFFVLDEADRMLDMGFIHDVKKIIARLPERRQSLFFSATMPPDVAKLADTILNKPAKVEVTPVSSTADTIQQAVYFVGREDKRKLLVHVLNDKQIASALVFARTKHGADKVAKDLLKAGIQAEAIHGNKSQNARQRALSNFKSRQTRVLVATDIAARGIDVDELSHVINYELPNIPETYVHRIGRTGRAGNDGIALSFCDQEETDFLKDIHKLIGKRVPVIEDHPYVLDISVSTVTPAQPRQGQGRNGGGNRGGQGRGNGSSNNNSFRRGTSSADSTNSRSGSNNNRRFGNSGRS
- a CDS encoding SDR family NAD(P)-dependent oxidoreductase — protein: MAYALITGASKGIGLAIAEELARRKFDLLLVARSKALLQEVSQRLAATHGVKTDFLAADLAETGAAQRVVDWCQTKNYAIQFLINNAGYGLSGPFEKHSLAEHTDMMRVNMTTLVELTYLFLPQLRQLSKAYILNIGSSAAYQAIPGLSLYSASKVFVLQFSRGLRLELKRSSVSVTCVCPGATDTAFVDRAQIGEKGRKAAERVNMTPTEVARQAVEATLAGKAEVVTGVLNKLGKLMAWLLPKGIVETAAGSIYE